The sequence GTTCGAGCGCATGACCCGCGGCGAAGCCCTGGCCGCCGCGTTGACGGGGACCGCCCACATCAAGGGCATCAGCGAAGCCATCGAAGTGGAAGTGGCGGGGGATTTCGGCGCGGCCCTGAACGAATTGAAAGTGCTGCCGGACCGGCCCATCCGCCAGCCGGAAAGTTTCCACGGCGAGTTGCGGCCCTACCAGGTCCGCGGCCTGGCGTGGCTCGAAGGGTTGTCGCGGCTGGGCCTCGGCGGCATCCTCGCCGACGACATGGGCCTCGGCAAGACCATCCAGATGATCGCCTTGCTGCTGCACCGCCAGCACCAGAATCCGAAGGCCGGATTGCCGACGCTGCTGGTCTGCCCCACCTCCCTGCTGGGCAACTGGGAGCGGGAGCTGGAGCGCTTCGGCCCCACTCTGCCGGTCTTCGTGCACCACGGCAACAACCGCGACGAACTGCCGAGGGCCTTCAAGCCCCACACGGTGGTGCTCACCACCTACGGCGTGGCGCGCCGCGAGGAAGAAGTCTTCGCGCCGCGCACCTGGGGCATCGTGGTGGTCGACGAGGCCCAGGCCATCAAGAATGCGGGCAGCGCCCAGGCCAAGGCCATCCGCAAGCTGCGCGGCCATTGCCGCCTGGCGCTCACGGGCACGCCCATCGAGAACCGCCTCTCGGAACTGTGGTCCATCCTGGCCTTCACGCTGCCCGGCTACCTGGGCAATGAATCGAGCTTCAAGGACCTTTTCGCCACGCCCATCGAGAAATACCGCGACCCCGAAGCCGCGGGGAACCTGCGGGCCCGCATCGCGCCGTTCATCCTGCGCCGCCTCAAGACCGATCGCAGCATCATCCAGGACTTGCCGGACAAGCAGGAGATGAAGGTCTACACGCAGCTCACCAAGGAACAGGCTCTGCTCTACCAGGCCCGCGTGGAGCAGATGGAGCAGGACCTGGATTCCGCCAAGACCGGCATCGAACGCCGCGGCCGCATCCTGGCGCTGCTCACGCACCTGAAGCAGATCTGCAACCATCCCTCGCAGTTCCTCAAGGCCCAGGGGCCCTACAAGGCCCGCAGCGGCAAGCTGGACCGCCTCACGGAAATGCTCGAAGAGGTCATCGAGAGCGGCGACAAGGCCATCGTGTTCACCCAGTTCAAGGAGATGGGGGACCGCCTGCAGATCCATCTCCAGGATGTGCTGGGCTTCGAGCCGCCCTTCCTGCACGGCGGCACCAGCCGCACCGAACGGGATGAACTGGTCCGCACCTTCCAAGAGGACCCGTTGGCGCCGCCGGTGTTCCTGCTGTCGCTCAAGGCCGGTGGCGTGGGTCTGAACCTCACCGCGGCCACGCACGTGTTCCACTTCGACCGCTGGTGGAACCCCGCCGTGGAGGACCAGGCCACGGACCGCACCTACCGCATCGGCCAGACGCGCAACGTGCAGGTCCACAAACTGGTGACCATGGGCACCCTGGAAGAGAAGATCGACGCCATGCTGGAGAGCAAGCGCGACTTGGCGGACCGCGTGGTGGGCAGCGGAGAGGGCTGGCTCACGGAGCTGGACGACGAGGCCCTGCGCCGCCTCGTGAGCCTCGATCCCAACGTGGAGATCATGGAGGGAGAGGGCAACGGCAATGGCAATGGCCATGGCAATGGGAATGGCAACGGATTGAACGCCAAGGACTTGGTGCGCCGGGTGACCGCGGATTCAGTGCAGGAGCCCATGGCCGAGCCCTACCGGGAACCATCTGAGACGGTGGTTTCAAACCCGGATGAAAAAAATCCGAACGGGGAATCGGTTGCCGAAAACGACGACGAAGGCGACGAGGTCATCATTCTCGACCAGCAGAAGCCTGCCCTCGGAGCGCCGGAGGAAGCGGCGCTGGCCAAGCCCGCCAAACCCGCCAAACCGCGCGTCGCCAGGACTCCGCGCGCTCCCGCCAAACGCAGCGGGGTGATCTCGTGATGCATCCCGCGAACCGGTTCGGAACGACCTGGTGGGGACGGCTCTGGATCCGTGGCCTTGAACAATTGAGCGACGACTATGAGAACCGCCTCCCGCGGGGCCTGAAATACGCCGAAGAGGGGGCCGTGTCCCACTTCACGGTGAGCCCCGGCCTGATCGAAGCCCGCGTCCACGGCCGCAAGACCTACACCGTGACGTTGGGGCTTCCCGCCCTCACGCAAACCCAATGGGAGCGGGCCTTCCAGCGCCTCAGCCAGGAGAGCCGCTTCGTGGCGTCGCTGCTGGCGGGGGAGATGCCCCAGGGCCTCGACGAAACCTTCCGCGAATCCGGCGCCAGCCTCTATCCACGGGTGCCCAAGGAACTGCAGACCCATTGCGATTGCCCGGACTGGGCCAACCCCTGCAAGCACGTGGCGGCCGTCTGCTACGTGATGGCCGAGGCCCTGGACCGGGATCCCTGGCTGCTCTTCGATCTGCGCGGCAAGACCCGGGCCGATGTGCTCGAGGCCCTGCAAGCCCTCGTGGACCAGGCCACGCCAGAGACCCCCAAGAAGCGGGGCCGGCCGAAAAAGGAGACCTCGGTTCCGGGACTGCTCAAGCACCACGAGGCTTCAGTGGATCCGTGGCGGCGGGTGGCTCCTGAGGCCTTCGACGCGCTTCCGGCGGACCTTCCGCACATCGTCATCCCGCGCTCCATCCCTCCGGATCCGGACGTGTTCTCGCAGCTCGGACCCCTGCCCCACGCCCGCATCGAAGCGAGCCTGTGCCTGGCCGCTCTGCTGCACCGCACGGCCCAATGGACGCAGAAGCAGATCGAGGAAGGCACCACCGAGCTGGAGGACCAGGGGCACGAAGATGCCGTGGCCTCGCCTTTCGACAGCCCCTCCGCGCTCACCGCCTCGCCCACCCGGCCCTGGCGGGCGAAGAAGCGGCGCCGGAAGGGGTAGGCTTTTCCAGAGGAGCACCCATGCAGACCATCTCGACACCCGCCGCGCCAGCCGCCATCGGGCCCTACAGCCAGGGGCAGATCTCGGGCGGATTCCTTTTCAGCGCGGGCCAGATCCCACTGATCCCGGAAACCATGGACATGGTGACCGGTCCCATCGAGGACCAGACCCGGCGCGTGCTGCAGAATCTGGACGCGGTGCTGGCGGCCGCGGGGACCTCGTGGCCGCGGGTGGTGAAGACCACCGTGTTCCTCACGGACCTGGCGGATTTCGCCGCCTTCAACGCCGTGTACGGCGGGCATCTCGGCGATGCCAAGCCCGCGCGCAGCACCGTGCAGGTGGCCGCCCTGCCCAAGGGCGCCAAGGTCGAGATCGAGCTGATCGCCGAAGTCTGAGGGTGCGCAAGGCGGCGCGGCCAGCGGCCGCCGCGTGGTCGAATCTCACTCCTCTTCGGTTTCGCCGATGCTTTCATCCACATCCTTCCACCGGGCCTGGGCGTGGTAGGCCGGGTCTTCGAGCTTCTGGAGGAACGCGGTCATGCGCGGACCCCAGGTGGACGCCTCCACGGCGCCTGCGGGCGCATGCGGCAACAGATCCTTCGGGGCTTCCTCCAGGCAAAGCTGGGTGAGGATCAGGCTCTGCTGGTAGTTTTCGCCCACGGGCATGAGATTGGCCGCCAGGGTATCCAGGATGTCGGCCAAAGCTTCGTCCTCGACGGTTTCGGACAGGGGTTCCAGAAGGTCCACCACCTGGTGCCGGGCCAGGGCCAGCTTGAGGAACAGCCGCTGCAATTCGTTGGCCTTGGCGCCCTTCGCGAGGGCGTGGGCGGCGTCCTCCAGGTGGGGATGGAGTTTCTTGAAGAGGAGGGAGAGGGCGGTTTCAGCGGGAGTCATGATGATGAAAGCCTATCGTGAGGATCGAAAACTGCGAGAATCCCCTTATGGGTCTTCCCTTGCTGGATGAGTCGAAACTGCAGCAGCTCCTCGATCTGGACGAGGGGAACACGTTGCTGCTGGGGGAGATGGCCGCGTTGTTCAAGGCTGAAACGCCCCGGCGGCTGGCGGCGATCCGGACAGGTCTGGAAACCGGAAACGCTTCGGTGGTCATGGAAGCGGCCCATGCTTTGAAAGGCGCCTCGGGGCTGATGGGGGCGCAGATCGTCTTCGCCCTGGCCCGGGAGCTGGAGATGAAAGCCAAAGCGGGTGACTTGCCCTCCGGGGAGGTCGCCTTCGAGGCGTGGACCAGGTTGGACGAAGCGGTCCTGAAGGCCCAGGAAGCCATCGATTATTTCCTCTCAAAGATCACACCCTGAGTTAATGTTTTCAGTGCAGCCCTTCAAAGGTCACGAGGCTTCTATGTCGGATATCCAGGTGGTTCCAGAGCGGACCACCATTCTTTCGGTGGATGACCAGGCGCTCGTCCGGTTGGCCCTCTCCCGGATCCTGGAAAAGAAGGGGTTCCGATGCCTGGAGGCCGAGGATTTCGACCAGGCCATGGAGCGGCTGGACAGCAATTCGGTGGATCTCGTATTGTGCGACTTGCACATGCCGGGCCGCAGCGGCTTGGATCTGGTGGCCGCGCTGGCGGACCGGATTCCGGATCTGGCCATCGTGATGGTGAGTTCGGCCGATGACACGGACCTGGCGCTGGAGTGCCTCGAAAAAGGCGCCTATGGATATGTGCTCAAGCCCTTCAAGGCGCGCGAGATCCTGATCCAGGTGAACGGGGCCCTGCGCCGCCGCATGCTGGAACTGGACTACCGGGACCGGGAACGGGTGCTGGCCCAGAAGGTGCGGGAACAGACGGCCGAAATCCGGGAGTCCAGGGACGAGATTTCCTTCAGGCTGCTGGCGGCCTCGGAGCAGCGGGATACGGAAACCGGCTCCCACATCCGGCGCATCGGCCTTTATGCGGCCGCCATCGCCCGCCTTCTGGATTGGAACGAGGAAGCGGTGGATTGCATCCGCGCCGCGGCCCCCATGCACGACATCGGCAAGATCGGCGTGCCGGACCGCATCCTCCAGAAGCCCGGAGCCCTCACGGAGCAGGAATGGGTCCTCATGAAGGACCACACCGTGATCGGCGCCAAGATCCTGCAGGGTTCATCGGTGCCCTTCATCCGGATGGGGGCTCAGATCGCGGTCTGCCACCACGAGAAATGGGACGGCAGCGGCTACCCGGAGGGCCTTCATTCCACGCAGATCCCCATCGAGGCGCGCATCACCGCGCTGGTGGATGTGTACGATGCCCTGAGCCAGAGGCGCTGCTACAAGGAAGCCTGGCCCGAAGAGAAGGTGATCAGCTTCATGGCCGAGCGCCGGGGCACCCACCTGGATCCGGAGCTCATCGACCTGTTCCTGCTGCACCTCGACATCTTCCGCGGAATCCGGGAAAGCCATCCCGACGAAAACCAGTCGGTCCCAGGGCAGGAGTTCCCCCACCCGCTCTAGGCAACCCGGGGAGATCAAGCCTTGTCCCGGACCGCGGACCAGGCCTGGCGCGAGGCCAGGGCTTCGGCCCGGGACAGCCTGGGCCTGAACTCCCGGTCCACGGGCAGCGCGGTCCGCATCTCGCCGGGCCCCTCCCACCATCCGATGCCGAGGCCCGCGAGCATGGCGGCGCCCAGCGCGGTGGCTTCGAGCAGCTTCGGCCGCACCAGCGTGACCCCGGACAGGTCCGCCTGGAGCTGCAGCAGCAGGTTGTTGGCGGAGGCGCCGCCATCCACCCGCAGTTCCTTCAAGGGTCCGCCCAATTCGGCCGCCATGGCCTCCAGGATGTCGCACTGGCTGTGGGCGATGGCTTCCAGGGCCGCGCGGGCGATGTGCGCCCTGGTGGTGCCGCGCGTGATCCCCGCCATGAGGCCCCGCGCTCCGGGCCGCCAGTGGGGCGCGCCGAGGCCCGCGAGGGCCGGGACGATGGCGAGGCCGCCGCTGTCGGATACCGAGGCCGCCAGCGCTTCGACATCGGCGGCCGTGGCGATGATGCCCAGGCCATCGCGGAGCCACTGGATGAGCGCCCCGGCCACGTAGGTTCCGCCTTCCAGTGCGTAGGCCGGACCTGAGCCCAGGTCCCAGGCCACGGTGCCGAGGAGTCCGCGCTGGCTCGCCACGGGTACGGAGCCGGTGTTCATCAGCACAAAGCTGCCGGTGCCGTAGGTGATCTTCGCCTGGCCCGCATCGAAGCAGCCCTGGCCGAAGAGGGCGGCCTGCTGGTCTCCGGCGATGCCCGCGATGGGAACGCCGTCCGGGAGCGGCGAGGCGCGGCGGATGCGCGCACAGACCCCCGCGCTGGGCACCACGCGGGGCAGCACGACGCCTTCCACGCCGAAGAGGGCGATGAGCTCGCCGGACCACATCCCGCCATGGATATCGAACAACTGGGTGCGGCTCGCGTTGCTGGCGTCCGTCAGATGTTCACCGCTGAGCCGGTGGATCAGGAAACTGTCCGAGGTTCCGAAGGCCAGGCGCCGGCCGGGGTGCCGGGCTTTCAGCCAGGCGAGCTTGGTGGCTGAAAAATAGGGGTCCACAGGCAGGCCCGTCAGCTCGCGCACCCGAGGCTCCTGGGCCTTCATTTCCGCGCAGGTGCCGGAAGTGCGGCGGTCCTGCCAGACGATGGCGGGGCCGAGGCTTTGGCCTGATTCCGCATCCCAGATGAAGGTCGTCTCGCGCTGGTTGGTGATGCCGAGGGCGGCGATGCGGGCCGGGTCGAGGCCCTCCAGGGCGCGGCCGATGGCCTCCTGCACCGAGGCCCAGATCTCCTCGGGATCATGCTCGACCCACCCCGGTTGCGGAAAATGCTGCGGGAACTCCACCGTCGCGCGCCCGTGCAGGCAGAGCTCCCGGTCCAGCACCAGGGCGGTGCTGCCAGTGGTGCCCTGGTCCAGGGCCAGGATCAGGTCCGGCATGGTGGAATCACTTTAGACCCGGAGCAAGCGATTGCGCGGGTCATTTGGTATCAGCCATGAGCTGTCAGCTATGGGCCATCAGCTTTGAGGTCAAAACTGATAGCTCATAGCCCATAGCTCATGGCTCATGGCTCTTAACCCGCAGCCCCTAGAACACCTTCACGCCGAGCGCGCCTTCCGGGGGCTTCGAATCGCTGATCTGGATGCGACCCGAAGGGTCGGTCCACTGGTAAATCGGTGTTTTTTTGGCGGTGGCCACTTGCTCCATGGTGGGAACAATTTTTTCATCCACCTCGAACCCCCCGCGGCCCTTGTTCAGCAAGGCCATGGCCCCGGCGGCCTTGGGATCAGCCTGCACCAGCCGCCGCTGCCAGAGGTCCATGACCTTCGGCACATAGGCGCGGGTCTCGCTGAAGGGGGGGATTCCGCGGTACCGGTCCACGGCCTTTTCGCCCGCGTTGTAGGCGGCGATCACCCTGGCGCCGTCGCCGCGGAAATAGTCCATGAGCCACTTCAGGTATTTCGTGCCGCCGATGATGTTCTGGCGGGGATCGAAAGGATTGGTGACCCCGAAGCGGAGCGCCGTGGCGGGCATGAGCTGCATCAGCCCGAGCGCCCCCGCGCGGCTGCGGGCCCGGTCGTAGAAGGCGCTTTCCGCCTGGATGATGGCCCGGGCCAGCCAGGGATCCACGCCGTTGGCCGTGGCGATCTCGTCCACCATGGCCAGCAGTTCCGGGCTCCGCAGCACGCGGCCCATCTCGATCTTGGTGATGGCGAGCTGGATGTGGGCGACACCCACATGTTTCAAGGTGAGCCCGCGGCCTTCCACGGCGCCCGGGGGCAGGTTGTTGATGATCAGATGCCCGTTCTTGTCGGTGTAGGTGTAGACATAGGCCTGCGGGGCCGCGGAAGCGCGCCGGCGGGGCTTGGGCTTGGCCGTATCGGCCGCGCCGGCCGCGAGAAGGGCCGGGATCAGCAGGCACATCGACGCTGTCTTCATCCTGATCAGTATACGTTCTCCGGAGCCAAGGTTCAGAGAGCCGCCAGGAAGGCCTCGACCTCGGGCCACCCGCGGGTGATCGGAAAGGGGGGGAGCGCCGCCCGGACCTGGGCGGCGTAGCGCTTCCCATAGCGGTCCTCGTGGGGCAGCAGGAGCCTTGGATCCAGGATGCAGACCACGCCGCGGTCCTGCTTGGTGCGGATCAGCCGGCCGATGCCCTGTTTCAGCTTCAGGGTCATGGAGGGCACCTGGATGCCGATGAAACCCAGGCCCTGGCGTTGGGTGTCGGCCTCGCGGATGCGCGCCTGCAGCACCGGATCGTCCGGGGGGGCGAAGGGCAGGCTCGTGACGATGACGAGGCTCAGCGCCTCCCCGGGCATGTCCACGCCCTGCCAGAAGCTCGCAAGGCCCAGCAGCGCCGCGTTGGGGGTTTTCTGGAAGCGCTCCATCAGCAGGCTGCGGGAAAGCCCCTCGCCCTGGGTGAAGAAGGTGACGTCTGGCAAAGCCGCTTCCAGCCTCGGTTTGAAGGCCGCGAGCATGCGGCGGCTGGTGAACAGGACCAGCGCCCTGCCTCGGGAAGCGCGCAGCAGCCGCTCCATGGCGGAAAGGCTGGTCTCCACCCAGGCGGGTTCTCCCACGCCGTCCCGGGCGGCGCGCCGTTCAGGCAGGCCGGGCGGAACGAAGAGCAATCCCTGGGTTTCGAAATCGAAGGGGCTCTCCACCAGTTCGGCGCGGGCCCCCTCCTCATCCGTGAGCCCGAGGCGCAGCTTCAGGCCGTTGAAGCCGCGGCCGTCCCGCAAGGTGGCCGAGGTCATCAGCACGGTGTCGAAGCCGCACCTCAGATGCTGGTGGAAGAAGGGCCGGACATCCACCGGATTAGCTTTGAAGACGAAGCTGTGGGGTCCTTCGCGGCTCAGCGTGGAGACCCAGCCCTCGGGCTGGGCGAAGATCTGCTCCATGCGCCGGAAAGCCAGGCCCACCCGCTCGGACAGCTTGCGCCAACTCAGCGCTTCAGGATTCGCATCCGCGGCCCGCGAGGCGAGCCGCCGGGCCTCCTGCCAGGCGGCTTGGCCCGCGGAGATCCAGGCCACCACGGCATCCGCGAGCTCCTTCAGGGGCAGCCGCGGATCATCGAAGCCGAAGGTGCCGCTGCCGGGCGGAAGCCATGAAAGCACCTGCTGCCAGGCGTCCTCCCAGGGCGTGAGGAGGGTTTCCAGGGCCGCGCCTTCGGGCTCCTTTCCGGCCTCGTCGGCCAAGTCCCGGAAGAGCATCGTCATGGCGCGGTTGGACCATTGCTCCGCGCAGCTTTCCGTGAGCTGCTCCTCGATGTCATGGGCCTCGTCCAGGATGAGCACCGGCGCATCCGGCAGCACCTGGCCGAAGGCCGACTCGCGGAGCACGCGGTCCGCCAGCAGCAGGGCGTGGTTGACGATCACGATGTCGGCGCCGGCCACCTCCTGGCGCAGCACGGTGAGGTGGCAGTCCTCGAAATGGGGGCACTGCTTGCCGGTGCAGCGCTCCGAGCGCGCATTGAGCTTGTCCCACAGCTCCGAGTCACCTTCGCCGAAACGGCCGAGCTCCTCGCGGTCGCCGAATTCGGTCCCCTGGGCCCAGCGTCCCAGCGCCAGCCACAGCCCGTGGTCCGCCACGGTCATCTCCGCTGGCGGATGCGCTTCCAGTTGTTCCCATGCGGCCTTGCAAAGGTAGTTGCTGCGGCCCTTGGCGACGACGGCCTTGATGGGGCGGCCCAGGATGCCGCTGGCCCGGGGCACATCTTCTTCCAGCAATTGCCGCTGCAACTGCTTGGTGCGCGTGGCCACCAGGACGGGACGCTGTTCCGCCGCCAGGGCCGGAATCAGGTAGCCCAGGGATTTTCCGGTGCCGGTGCCGGCCTCGATGGCCTGCAGCACCGCGTCCGGACGGGTTTCAGCATCCGAGCCCGCATCCCGCCAGGCTTTCTTGATGCCTGCGCCCTCCTCGATGGCATCCCAGACCAGTTCCGCCATGCGCGCCTGGCCGGGCCGCTCCTCGGCCCCGGGGAAACAGGCATAGAGCCGTCCGTCCGGAGGCGCGAAGTATCGATCCATGCGGTGGGCCATGGCTCCAGTGTGGCCGAAGCCGCCCTTCCAGGCTGGACCTTGCTGTAAAAGGAGGCCGCGGCCCCAGACGGGGGCAACGGGAAGATTTCACAACATTTCATTGGCGGTGGCGGAACCCCGGGCGGGATGGTGGACGTCAAACCCCCGTTCATTCACACAACTCGACCTTTCAGAGAAGGAGTTGCCCATGGCGACCAGAAGCCCATTTGCCCTTTCCATCCTCGCCGCGATCCTGGCGGTCGGCCCCCTGGCCGCGGGCGGCGCCGGGGACACCAAGGCGGAACGCATCCAGGCGGCACGCGCCAGCGAAGGCGTCGAAGACCGGACCGAGCCGGGCTCCGGCCTGCGCCTGGCGAGGAAGCACCCAGCGATGCCCGGCGAGCTGCTCGTGCAGTTCAGGATCGGCGCCACCGCCCAGACCAAGGCGGAAGCCATGCTCCCGATTCGCGGCCGTTCCCTGGAGGCGATCCGGCTGGCGGACAACCGGCTGGCTTCCATGGCGGCGGGCGTGCCGCTGGCGAATGTGCGGGGCGACCTGGAGCGCGTGAGCATTCCCGAAGGCCTCAGCTTCGACGAGGCCATCCGCGTGTTGAAAACGCATCCGGATGTGGAATTCGCGCAACCCAACTGGATCTACCAAGCCCTTGCGACCCCCAATGATCCGCGGTACGGCGCGGGCAACCTCTGGGGCCTCTACGGCCCCGCCACGAGCCCGTCCAACGCCTACGGCCTCAACGCCCTCGCAGCCTGGAACGCCGGGTTCATCGGCTCTCGGAACGTCTACATTGCCGTCATTGACGAAGGCGTCCAGTTCAACCACCCCGACCTCGCGGACAACGTCTGGACCAATCCCTTCGAGACCGCCGGAGACGGCATCGACAACGACGGCAACGGCTTCATCGACGACGTCCACGGCTACGACTTCGGCAACAACGACGCCACCGTGTACGACGGCCCCGCCAGCGGCTCCACCAGCACCGACCAGCACGGCACCCATGTGGCCGGCACCATCGGCGCAACGGGCAACAACGGCGTCGGCAGCGTGGGTGTCTGCTGGCAGGTCTCCATCATCAGCTGCAAGTTCCTCCTGGCCAACGGCGGCACCGGCGCCGACATGATCCGCGCCATCGACTACGTCATCGACCTCAAGACGCGCCACGGGCTCGACATCGTCGCCACCAACAACTCCTACGGCGGCGATCCCTTCGCCCAGGCGGAGCTGGACGCCATCTCCCGCCTGGCCCAGGCCAATATCCTCTACTGCGCCGCGGCCGGCAACGACTCGGCCAACAACGACACCTCGCCCCACTATCCGAGCAACTACGACACCACCGCCCAGGCCGGTTGGAACAACATCATCGCCGTGGCCTCCATCACCAGCACCGGCGGCCTCTCTAGCTTCTCCGACTACGGCGCCACCACCGTCCACCTTGGCGCGCCGGGCTCATCCATCTCCTCCACGTCTCCGGCCAACACCTACGCCACCCTCAGCGGAACGTCCATGGCCACGCCCCATGTCACGGGCGCCGCGGCCCTGATCGCTGCGGCCACGGGGAAGCGGGGGAATGCGCTCCGGCAGGCCATCCTGGATAACGTCAAGCCCCTGGCGAGCCTCAACGGCAGGACCACCACCGGCGGACGCCTGGACCTGAGCTTCCTGGGCGCCACCGCTTCCGCGCCGATCATCACAAGCCAGCCCGCCAACGCCGCCGTGAATGCCGGCGCCACGGCGACCTTCACCGTCGCGGTTTCCGGCACCGCGCCCTTCACCTACCAATGGCGGAAGAACGCGGTGAACATTTCCGGCGCCACCGCCGCCAGCTACACGACCCCCGCCACCACCAGCAGCGATAACGGCGCCACCTTCAGCGTGGTCGTCACCAACAGCGTCGGCAGCGCCACCTCCACCAACGCGACGCTGACCGTGAACGCCGCCACCGCCCCCGTCATCACCACCCAGCCCGCCAGCAAGTCGGTCACCGCAGGCGCCACGGCCACCTTCACCGTGGGGGCCTCCGGCACCGCGCCCTTCACCTACCAGTGGCGGAAGAACGGCGCCGCCATCGCGGGCGCCACCGCCGCGAGCTACACCACCCCCGCCACCACCCTCGCCGACAGCGGCGCCACCTTCAGCGCGGTGGTGAGCAACAGCGTGGGCAGCGCGACCTCCGGCAACGCGACCCTCACCGTAACCAGCGCGCCGCCCAGCACGACCTTCACGGAAATCGAACCCAATAACACCATCGCCGCCGCCAACGCCGTGGCCGCCAGCTACACGGCCATCAAGGGCAACCACGCCGCCACGGGCAACCCGGACTTCTTCGCGCTGACCCTTCTGGCAGGCCAGAAGCTCAGCATCAACATGACGGGCCCCACCGGCGTGGATTGGGATCTTGCCCTGAAGAACAGCGCGGGCACGAACCTCGCGAGCAGCACCGGCGGCACGGCTACGGAGAGCCTCAGCTACACGAACACCGGCGCCGCGGCGATGACGGTCTACACCAACGTGTACGTCTACAGCGGCACCAGCGCCACGCCCTACAACCTGGCCCTGGGCTATGTGACGCCTCCGCCCAGCGTGACCTTCAATGAGGCCGAGGCCAACAACAGCATCGCCG comes from Holophagaceae bacterium and encodes:
- a CDS encoding ATP-dependent DNA helicase, with product MAHRMDRYFAPPDGRLYACFPGAEERPGQARMAELVWDAIEEGAGIKKAWRDAGSDAETRPDAVLQAIEAGTGTGKSLGYLIPALAAEQRPVLVATRTKQLQRQLLEEDVPRASGILGRPIKAVVAKGRSNYLCKAAWEQLEAHPPAEMTVADHGLWLALGRWAQGTEFGDREELGRFGEGDSELWDKLNARSERCTGKQCPHFEDCHLTVLRQEVAGADIVIVNHALLLADRVLRESAFGQVLPDAPVLILDEAHDIEEQLTESCAEQWSNRAMTMLFRDLADEAGKEPEGAALETLLTPWEDAWQQVLSWLPPGSGTFGFDDPRLPLKELADAVVAWISAGQAAWQEARRLASRAADANPEALSWRKLSERVGLAFRRMEQIFAQPEGWVSTLSREGPHSFVFKANPVDVRPFFHQHLRCGFDTVLMTSATLRDGRGFNGLKLRLGLTDEEGARAELVESPFDFETQGLLFVPPGLPERRAARDGVGEPAWVETSLSAMERLLRASRGRALVLFTSRRMLAAFKPRLEAALPDVTFFTQGEGLSRSLLMERFQKTPNAALLGLASFWQGVDMPGEALSLVIVTSLPFAPPDDPVLQARIREADTQRQGLGFIGIQVPSMTLKLKQGIGRLIRTKQDRGVVCILDPRLLLPHEDRYGKRYAAQVRAALPPFPITRGWPEVEAFLAAL
- a CDS encoding S8 family serine peptidase, translated to MATRSPFALSILAAILAVGPLAAGGAGDTKAERIQAARASEGVEDRTEPGSGLRLARKHPAMPGELLVQFRIGATAQTKAEAMLPIRGRSLEAIRLADNRLASMAAGVPLANVRGDLERVSIPEGLSFDEAIRVLKTHPDVEFAQPNWIYQALATPNDPRYGAGNLWGLYGPATSPSNAYGLNALAAWNAGFIGSRNVYIAVIDEGVQFNHPDLADNVWTNPFETAGDGIDNDGNGFIDDVHGYDFGNNDATVYDGPASGSTSTDQHGTHVAGTIGATGNNGVGSVGVCWQVSIISCKFLLANGGTGADMIRAIDYVIDLKTRHGLDIVATNNSYGGDPFAQAELDAISRLAQANILYCAAAGNDSANNDTSPHYPSNYDTTAQAGWNNIIAVASITSTGGLSSFSDYGATTVHLGAPGSSISSTSPANTYATLSGTSMATPHVTGAAALIAAATGKRGNALRQAILDNVKPLASLNGRTTTGGRLDLSFLGATASAPIITSQPANAAVNAGATATFTVAVSGTAPFTYQWRKNAVNISGATAASYTTPATTSSDNGATFSVVVTNSVGSATSTNATLTVNAATAPVITTQPASKSVTAGATATFTVGASGTAPFTYQWRKNGAAIAGATAASYTTPATTLADSGATFSAVVSNSVGSATSGNATLTVTSAPPSTTFTEIEPNNTIAAANAVAASYTAIKGNHAATGNPDFFALTLLAGQKLSINMTGPTGVDWDLALKNSAGTNLASSTGGTATESLSYTNTGAAAMTVYTNVYVYSGTSATPYNLALGYVTPPPSVTFNEAEANNSIAAANAVPDNATKVVGYIGSTTDNDYFAVNVGASKTLNVKMTGPTGTTYDYDLYFYNAAGTQLASGTGSTTTENVSWTNGASATTVYVAVKRYKGSSTTTPYNLAITR